Proteins found in one Arachis stenosperma cultivar V10309 chromosome 8, arast.V10309.gnm1.PFL2, whole genome shotgun sequence genomic segment:
- the LOC130943403 gene encoding uncharacterized protein LOC130943403 — translation MMRRLRLCCEGVDDLNLENEPYYKKKEQRNKTVVEPQRELYTKPWEGSVFPKKRKNLKNLVCKFVVHCICGKCYKESSDNKANKFLPPTSSSNFKSIRNSNAGAANYGNETQNAPMKWWQMK, via the exons atgatGCGAAGGTTGAGGCTCTGTTGTGAAGGTGTTGATGACCTAAACCTGGAAAACGAGCCTTATTATAAGAAGAAGGAGCAGAGGAACAAAACTGTGGTGGAACCACAGAGAGAACTTTACACTAAACCATGGGAGGGTAGTGTGTTCCccaagaagagaaagaatttgaagaatttgGTGTGCAAATTTGTCGTTCACTGCATTTGTGGAAAGTGTTACAAGGAGAGTAGTGATAATAAGGCCAACAAGTTTCTTCCACCAACTTCGTCTTCCAATTTCAAAAGTATCAGAAATTCTAATGCCGGTGCCG CCAATTATGGGAACGAAACACAGAATGCACCTATGAAGTGGTGGCAAATGAAGTGA